From Andrena cerasifolii isolate SP2316 chromosome 12, iyAndCera1_principal, whole genome shotgun sequence, a single genomic window includes:
- the LOC143374961 gene encoding uncharacterized protein LOC143374961 isoform X1 has protein sequence MARLEIPSIVVHKGSRSHSRPESPTVVVRGGMPSVPSSRQGFVIGGPNVSYQSSTDSDMIDGNANPNVGSSPSLHRASPSCPPDKPDTENKNLRNRANTKVKLLVRSHAMRESTSPPREPHNGSSSPHSPQSVDGEKKFAGSLSLSSTNAKLNNNESMFNSNLCPNQSPKQMRNTATSPTCRAPSRNGRSSPSQVHSPKNNTSPTNGNKSESQRSKMTGSNVIQKCNNCVKNNQSERPGLLQTPVSPSKSGQALQHSPKCTNLAQNAQNNQKSEQRRPNTLNICNNQCSNQCGNTLSVSRPGSRHKLRHQNSSQGSFDSASPCLSRDSSTELYTDSTGIDLEHFIAETINRNQKDRTVLLKIEKDLIEFAKDKQKVCHKFPNMSSYNRMLVHRVAAYFGMEHNVDQSGSSVIVTRTKNMRIPNTRFKEHIRDDLILSEEPRRSILKRDSSSFEDSFNFKSPDRLSGDYCRQNKSFEEREEEYERARRRIFKDSSGDSGEVTSWPYWSSTESSDASTRYRLLHPSDHTMRQTKLLKGESFDGRESCRGGVLRPSVSKSFSFGGYTRGMLSRGDSVTSTHSAGARLMKQGLNWRVTDSGASMCSRLSPSSSGYKSQSQRSDATISPSPSPSPVANMTCSHTQVSSQDLASPEANNQTVMWAVTSISSVPPGSIIINPQTNQPCTNPDGSIYRFDPENPPKFYAAAASPRENEGNNASPVKNAEPSEPSKVTNNGKNEGKKKAQSSKNSNGGNTTVTHVTNTATSPSLPFTPPPQQNPGPPQQQQQQQQQQQQQQQQQQQPQQQHQPQQQPQQQTLVKSSSTVQTCNHNQTAQPYTSYIPTSEPYNQGVYQPPVGQQAVMMAPHPSQANVQNNGQGDVLYNQNSVYANYAVPVQQGPVSQTTEVTELSGYFMGMSIYDQRVPGENHSTPPHSYSQPQPSTNQTVQSVQTMPQNYWQPPPNSMPPQQTMYFVPPPGTALSVSQGPGDRQQLHQQQRFTSNYSFNAQTMTPPSQSNSNYVGSYPVPYNSMPAVTPAPSDYTYQPPVHMVPTYYPQGQATIQPPPVMYRVPTPPNTPTSNQMPGMPLMYVNSGSYPPPTMVSNGTFGHQVGHSGASPAPPGTYMTPTLVPNLVFRQNVPVVASVRASTPGNSQRTSRSPTPAHELFGSGSGDRSAQPQSRYPLPMYQGVHIVQGDMRLMHPGVPANPRLQYAPVPSPPVVQGCPRPYRPPSYSSNNSGAGTPTSFDGRNPKIRKQRSKVAPLPPTGARPNLYQTPSMPSLSSNMPKDLREGTVKVTITRRNQLVQY, from the exons ATGGCCCGCCTGGAGA TACCAAGCATAGTGGTGCATAAAGGCAGCAGGTCGCACAGTCGACCTGAGAGTCCCACGGTGGTGGTGCGAGGAGGAATGCCCTCGGTGCCGTCCTCCAGGCAAGGCTTCGTCATAGGTGGCCCGAACGTGTCCTACCAGAGCAGCACGGACTCGGATATGATAGACGGGAATGCCAATCCCAATGTCGGCTCTTCTCCCTCGCTCCACCGCGCCTCGCCCTCCTGTCCACCCGATAAACCTGACACCGAGAACAAAAACTTGCGTAATAGG GCGAATACGAAAGTGAAGTTGCTGGTGAGGAGCCATGCCATGAGAGAGTCGACGTCTCCCCCGAGGGAGCCACACAACGGTTCGTCGTCACCGCATAGCCCTCAGTCGGTGGACGGCGAGAAGAAGTTCGCGGGCAGTCTGTCCCTCAGCTCCACCAACGCCAAGCTCAACAACAACGAGTCGATGTTCAACAGCAACCTCTGCCCGAACCAGTCCCCGAAGCAAATGCGCAACACGGCCACCTCGCCCACCTGTCGAGCTCCGTCACGAAATG GTCGATCTAGTCCTTCTCAAGTCCACTCGCCAAAGAACAACACCTCGCCAACGAACGGCAACAAGTCGGAGTCGCAACGCTCCAAGATGACAGGCTCGAACGTGATCCAGAAATGCAACAACTGCGTGAAGAACAATCAGAGCGAGCGACCCGGCCTGCTGCAGACGCCAGTGTCACCGTCCAAGTCGGGCCAGGCGCTGCAGCATTCGCCCAAGTGCACCAACCTGGCCCAGAACGCGCAGAACAATCAGAAGTCGGAGCAACGTAGACCGAACACCTTGAACATTTGCAACAATCAATGCTCTAATCAGTGCGGCAACACCCTGTCCGTCAGCAGACCTGGCTCCAGGCACAAGCTGAGGCACCAGAATTCCTCCCAGGGTAGCTTCGACAGCGCGTCTCCGTGCCTCTCGCGAG ATAGCAGCACGGAGTTGTACACGGACAGTACCGGCATCGACCTGGAGCACTTCATCGCGGAGACCATAAACCGGAATCAGAAGGATCGCACGGTGCTGCTGAAGATCGAGAAGGACCTGATCGAGTTCGCCAAGGACAAGCAGAAGGTCTGCCACAAGTTCCCGAACATGTCCTCGTACAACAGGATGCTGGTGCACCGGGTAGCGGCGTACTTCGGCATGGAGCACAACGTCGACCAGTCTGGGTCGAGCGTGATAGTGACCAGGACGAAGAACATGCGAATCCCGAACACTCGTTTCAAGGAGCACATCCGGGACGACCTGATACTGTCGGAGGAGCCGCGCAGGAGTATCCTGAAGAGAGACTCGAGTTCCTTCGAGGATAGTTTCAATTTCAAGTCGCCCGACAGGCTGTCCGGCGATTATTGTCGGCAGAACAAGAGTTTCGAGGAGAGGGAAGAGGAGTACGAACGTGCCAGGAGAAGGATATTCAAGGATAGTAGTGGAGACAGCGGCGAGGTTACTTCCTGGCCCTACTGGTCATCTACGGAGAGCTCCGACGCCTCAACGAGATATCGTTTATTGCATCCTTCGGACCATACAATGAG GCAAACGAAGCTCCTGAAAGGGGAGTCCTTCGACGGGAGAGAGTCTTGCCGGGGCGGAGTACTAAGGCCATCAGTTTCGAAATCCTTCAGCTTCGGTGGCTACACCAGAGGCATGCTGTCCAGAGGGGACAGCGTAACGTCTACTCACAGCGCAGGAGCTCGTCTTATGAAGCAAG GATTGAATTGGCGTGTTACAGACTCGGGAGCTAGCATGTGTTCACGACTGAGCCCTTCGAGCAGCGGCTACAAATCGCAGAGCCAGCGCAGCGACGCGACGATCTCGCCGTCCCCGTCGCCATCGCCCGTGGCGAACATGACGTGCAGTCACACCCAAGTATCTAGTCAGGATCTCGCCTCCCCGGAAGCAAACAACCAAACGGTGATGTGGGCGGTCACCAGTATATCCAGCGTGCCACCCGGTAGCATAATCATCAATCCACAAACCAATCAGCCGTGCACCAACCCGGACGGGTCGATATACCGGTTCGATCCCGAGAATCCACCCAAGTTTTACGCCGCCGCTGCGTCGCCGCGCGAGAACGAGGGGAATAACGCGTCGCCTGTAAAAAACGCGGAGCCATCCGAGCCATCGAAAGTAACGAATAATGGAAAGAACGAGGGTAAAAAGAAAGCGCAGTCGAGCAAGAACAGTAACGGTGGTAACACGACGGTGACTCACGTGACGAACACAGCTACGTCACCGAGTCTACCGTTCACGCCACCGCCTCAGCAGAACCCAGGGCCGcctcagcagcagcagcagcagcagcagcagcagcagcaacagcagcaacagcagcaacaaccgCAGCAGCAGCATCAGCCGCAACAGCAACCCCAGCAACAAACTCTAGTCAAATCGTCATCGACGGTGCAAACATGTAACCATAACCAAACAGCTCAACCGTACACCAGCTACATACCTACCTCAGAACCGTACAACCAGGGTGTCTACCAACCCCCTGTGGGCCAGCAGGCTGTGATGATGGCTCCTCATCCGAGTCAGGCGAATGTACAGAACAATGGTCAGGGGGACGTCTTGTATAATCAGAACTCTGTTTACGCTAATTATGCAGTACCTGTGCAGCAAGGACCAGTGTCGCAGACAACG GAAGTAACTGAATTGTCTGGATATTTTATGGGCATGAGTATCTACGATCAGCGCGTACCCGGTGAGAATCACTCCACGCCACCGCACTCCTATTCCCAACCGCAGCCGTCTACGAATCAGACGGTGCAAAGCGTGCAGACGATGCCGCAGAATTACTGGCAGCCTCCACCAAATTCAATGCCA CCGCAACAAACGATGTACTTTGTACCTCCACCTGGTACAGCGCTTTCGGTCAGTCAGGGTCCAGGTGATAGGCAGCAGCTGCACCAGCAGCAACGATTCACGTCGAATTATTCTTTTAACGCGCAAACTATGACTCCCCCCAGCCAATCGAATT CCAATTACGTGGGCAGCTACCCAGTTCCCTACAATTCGATGCCCGCCGTGACACCGGCACCAAGCGACTACACGTATCAGCCACCGGTTCACATGGTTCCCACGTATTATCCACAAGGGCAAGCGACCATTCAGCCACCACCTGTCATGTACAGAGTACCTACGCCACCAAACACTCCGACCTCTAATCAG ATGCCCGGGATGCCGTTGATGTACGTCAACTCCGGCAGTTATCCACCGCCGACGATGGTGTCAAATGGTACCTTTGGCCACCAAGTCGGGCACAGTGGAGCGTCCCCTGCACCACCTGGGACGTACATGACTCCCACGCTGGTTCCCAATCTCGTTTTCAGGCAAAACGTTCCT GTTGTTGCTAGTGTTCGAGCCTCGACGCCAGGCAACTCTCAGAGGACTAGCAGGTCGCCGACTCCAGCACACGAGCTGTTCGGAAGTGGGAGCGGGGACAGAAGCGCACAACCCCAATCACGCTACCCACTGCCAATGTATCAGGGTGTCCATATTGTGCAAG GGGATATGAGATTGATGCATCCGGGAGTGCCAGCTAATCCGCGGCTGCAGTATGCACCAGTACCATCACCACCTGTTGTTCAAGGTTGCCCACGACCGTACCGGCCACCATCGTACTCGTCGAACAACTCGGGTGCCGGTACACCCACCTCGTTCGACGGGAGGAACCCGAAGATTCGTAAACAGAG GTCCAAAGTAGCACCGTTGCCACCGACCGGCGCTCGGCCCAATCTTTATCAGACTCCTTCCATGCCGTCGCTCTCGTCGAACATGCCGAAAGATCTGAGAGAAG GGACCGTGAAGGTGACAATCACCCGTCGAAATCAACTGGTACAATATTAG
- the LOC143374961 gene encoding uncharacterized protein LOC143374961 isoform X2: MARLEIPSIVVHKGSRSHSRPESPTVVVRGGMPSVPSSRQGFVIGGPNVSYQSSTDSDMIDGNANPNVGSSPSLHRASPSCPPDKPDTENKNLRNRANTKVKLLVRSHAMRESTSPPREPHNGSSSPHSPQSVDGEKKFAGSLSLSSTNAKLNNNESMFNSNLCPNQSPKQMRNTATSPTCRAPSRNGRSSPSQVHSPKNNTSPTNGNKSESQRSKMTGSNVIQKCNNCVKNNQSERPGLLQTPVSPSKSGQALQHSPKCTNLAQNAQNNQKSEQRRPNTLNICNNQCSNQCGNTLSVSRPGSRHKLRHQNSSQGSFDSASPCLSRDSSTELYTDSTGIDLEHFIAETINRNQKDRTVLLKIEKDLIEFAKDKQKVCHKFPNMSSYNRMLVHRVAAYFGMEHNVDQSGSSVIVTRTKNMRIPNTRFKEHIRDDLILSEEPRRSILKRDSSSFEDSFNFKSPDRLSGDYCRQNKSFEEREEEYERARRRIFKDSSGDSGEVTSWPYWSSTESSDASTRYRLLHPSDHTMRQTKLLKGESFDGRESCRGGVLRPSVSKSFSFGGYTRGMLSRGDSVTSTHSAGARLMKQDSGASMCSRLSPSSSGYKSQSQRSDATISPSPSPSPVANMTCSHTQVSSQDLASPEANNQTVMWAVTSISSVPPGSIIINPQTNQPCTNPDGSIYRFDPENPPKFYAAAASPRENEGNNASPVKNAEPSEPSKVTNNGKNEGKKKAQSSKNSNGGNTTVTHVTNTATSPSLPFTPPPQQNPGPPQQQQQQQQQQQQQQQQQQQPQQQHQPQQQPQQQTLVKSSSTVQTCNHNQTAQPYTSYIPTSEPYNQGVYQPPVGQQAVMMAPHPSQANVQNNGQGDVLYNQNSVYANYAVPVQQGPVSQTTEVTELSGYFMGMSIYDQRVPGENHSTPPHSYSQPQPSTNQTVQSVQTMPQNYWQPPPNSMPPQQTMYFVPPPGTALSVSQGPGDRQQLHQQQRFTSNYSFNAQTMTPPSQSNSNYVGSYPVPYNSMPAVTPAPSDYTYQPPVHMVPTYYPQGQATIQPPPVMYRVPTPPNTPTSNQMPGMPLMYVNSGSYPPPTMVSNGTFGHQVGHSGASPAPPGTYMTPTLVPNLVFRQNVPVVASVRASTPGNSQRTSRSPTPAHELFGSGSGDRSAQPQSRYPLPMYQGVHIVQGDMRLMHPGVPANPRLQYAPVPSPPVVQGCPRPYRPPSYSSNNSGAGTPTSFDGRNPKIRKQRSKVAPLPPTGARPNLYQTPSMPSLSSNMPKDLREGTVKVTITRRNQLVQY; the protein is encoded by the exons ATGGCCCGCCTGGAGA TACCAAGCATAGTGGTGCATAAAGGCAGCAGGTCGCACAGTCGACCTGAGAGTCCCACGGTGGTGGTGCGAGGAGGAATGCCCTCGGTGCCGTCCTCCAGGCAAGGCTTCGTCATAGGTGGCCCGAACGTGTCCTACCAGAGCAGCACGGACTCGGATATGATAGACGGGAATGCCAATCCCAATGTCGGCTCTTCTCCCTCGCTCCACCGCGCCTCGCCCTCCTGTCCACCCGATAAACCTGACACCGAGAACAAAAACTTGCGTAATAGG GCGAATACGAAAGTGAAGTTGCTGGTGAGGAGCCATGCCATGAGAGAGTCGACGTCTCCCCCGAGGGAGCCACACAACGGTTCGTCGTCACCGCATAGCCCTCAGTCGGTGGACGGCGAGAAGAAGTTCGCGGGCAGTCTGTCCCTCAGCTCCACCAACGCCAAGCTCAACAACAACGAGTCGATGTTCAACAGCAACCTCTGCCCGAACCAGTCCCCGAAGCAAATGCGCAACACGGCCACCTCGCCCACCTGTCGAGCTCCGTCACGAAATG GTCGATCTAGTCCTTCTCAAGTCCACTCGCCAAAGAACAACACCTCGCCAACGAACGGCAACAAGTCGGAGTCGCAACGCTCCAAGATGACAGGCTCGAACGTGATCCAGAAATGCAACAACTGCGTGAAGAACAATCAGAGCGAGCGACCCGGCCTGCTGCAGACGCCAGTGTCACCGTCCAAGTCGGGCCAGGCGCTGCAGCATTCGCCCAAGTGCACCAACCTGGCCCAGAACGCGCAGAACAATCAGAAGTCGGAGCAACGTAGACCGAACACCTTGAACATTTGCAACAATCAATGCTCTAATCAGTGCGGCAACACCCTGTCCGTCAGCAGACCTGGCTCCAGGCACAAGCTGAGGCACCAGAATTCCTCCCAGGGTAGCTTCGACAGCGCGTCTCCGTGCCTCTCGCGAG ATAGCAGCACGGAGTTGTACACGGACAGTACCGGCATCGACCTGGAGCACTTCATCGCGGAGACCATAAACCGGAATCAGAAGGATCGCACGGTGCTGCTGAAGATCGAGAAGGACCTGATCGAGTTCGCCAAGGACAAGCAGAAGGTCTGCCACAAGTTCCCGAACATGTCCTCGTACAACAGGATGCTGGTGCACCGGGTAGCGGCGTACTTCGGCATGGAGCACAACGTCGACCAGTCTGGGTCGAGCGTGATAGTGACCAGGACGAAGAACATGCGAATCCCGAACACTCGTTTCAAGGAGCACATCCGGGACGACCTGATACTGTCGGAGGAGCCGCGCAGGAGTATCCTGAAGAGAGACTCGAGTTCCTTCGAGGATAGTTTCAATTTCAAGTCGCCCGACAGGCTGTCCGGCGATTATTGTCGGCAGAACAAGAGTTTCGAGGAGAGGGAAGAGGAGTACGAACGTGCCAGGAGAAGGATATTCAAGGATAGTAGTGGAGACAGCGGCGAGGTTACTTCCTGGCCCTACTGGTCATCTACGGAGAGCTCCGACGCCTCAACGAGATATCGTTTATTGCATCCTTCGGACCATACAATGAG GCAAACGAAGCTCCTGAAAGGGGAGTCCTTCGACGGGAGAGAGTCTTGCCGGGGCGGAGTACTAAGGCCATCAGTTTCGAAATCCTTCAGCTTCGGTGGCTACACCAGAGGCATGCTGTCCAGAGGGGACAGCGTAACGTCTACTCACAGCGCAGGAGCTCGTCTTATGAAGCAAG ACTCGGGAGCTAGCATGTGTTCACGACTGAGCCCTTCGAGCAGCGGCTACAAATCGCAGAGCCAGCGCAGCGACGCGACGATCTCGCCGTCCCCGTCGCCATCGCCCGTGGCGAACATGACGTGCAGTCACACCCAAGTATCTAGTCAGGATCTCGCCTCCCCGGAAGCAAACAACCAAACGGTGATGTGGGCGGTCACCAGTATATCCAGCGTGCCACCCGGTAGCATAATCATCAATCCACAAACCAATCAGCCGTGCACCAACCCGGACGGGTCGATATACCGGTTCGATCCCGAGAATCCACCCAAGTTTTACGCCGCCGCTGCGTCGCCGCGCGAGAACGAGGGGAATAACGCGTCGCCTGTAAAAAACGCGGAGCCATCCGAGCCATCGAAAGTAACGAATAATGGAAAGAACGAGGGTAAAAAGAAAGCGCAGTCGAGCAAGAACAGTAACGGTGGTAACACGACGGTGACTCACGTGACGAACACAGCTACGTCACCGAGTCTACCGTTCACGCCACCGCCTCAGCAGAACCCAGGGCCGcctcagcagcagcagcagcagcagcagcagcagcagcaacagcagcaacagcagcaacaaccgCAGCAGCAGCATCAGCCGCAACAGCAACCCCAGCAACAAACTCTAGTCAAATCGTCATCGACGGTGCAAACATGTAACCATAACCAAACAGCTCAACCGTACACCAGCTACATACCTACCTCAGAACCGTACAACCAGGGTGTCTACCAACCCCCTGTGGGCCAGCAGGCTGTGATGATGGCTCCTCATCCGAGTCAGGCGAATGTACAGAACAATGGTCAGGGGGACGTCTTGTATAATCAGAACTCTGTTTACGCTAATTATGCAGTACCTGTGCAGCAAGGACCAGTGTCGCAGACAACG GAAGTAACTGAATTGTCTGGATATTTTATGGGCATGAGTATCTACGATCAGCGCGTACCCGGTGAGAATCACTCCACGCCACCGCACTCCTATTCCCAACCGCAGCCGTCTACGAATCAGACGGTGCAAAGCGTGCAGACGATGCCGCAGAATTACTGGCAGCCTCCACCAAATTCAATGCCA CCGCAACAAACGATGTACTTTGTACCTCCACCTGGTACAGCGCTTTCGGTCAGTCAGGGTCCAGGTGATAGGCAGCAGCTGCACCAGCAGCAACGATTCACGTCGAATTATTCTTTTAACGCGCAAACTATGACTCCCCCCAGCCAATCGAATT CCAATTACGTGGGCAGCTACCCAGTTCCCTACAATTCGATGCCCGCCGTGACACCGGCACCAAGCGACTACACGTATCAGCCACCGGTTCACATGGTTCCCACGTATTATCCACAAGGGCAAGCGACCATTCAGCCACCACCTGTCATGTACAGAGTACCTACGCCACCAAACACTCCGACCTCTAATCAG ATGCCCGGGATGCCGTTGATGTACGTCAACTCCGGCAGTTATCCACCGCCGACGATGGTGTCAAATGGTACCTTTGGCCACCAAGTCGGGCACAGTGGAGCGTCCCCTGCACCACCTGGGACGTACATGACTCCCACGCTGGTTCCCAATCTCGTTTTCAGGCAAAACGTTCCT GTTGTTGCTAGTGTTCGAGCCTCGACGCCAGGCAACTCTCAGAGGACTAGCAGGTCGCCGACTCCAGCACACGAGCTGTTCGGAAGTGGGAGCGGGGACAGAAGCGCACAACCCCAATCACGCTACCCACTGCCAATGTATCAGGGTGTCCATATTGTGCAAG GGGATATGAGATTGATGCATCCGGGAGTGCCAGCTAATCCGCGGCTGCAGTATGCACCAGTACCATCACCACCTGTTGTTCAAGGTTGCCCACGACCGTACCGGCCACCATCGTACTCGTCGAACAACTCGGGTGCCGGTACACCCACCTCGTTCGACGGGAGGAACCCGAAGATTCGTAAACAGAG GTCCAAAGTAGCACCGTTGCCACCGACCGGCGCTCGGCCCAATCTTTATCAGACTCCTTCCATGCCGTCGCTCTCGTCGAACATGCCGAAAGATCTGAGAGAAG GGACCGTGAAGGTGACAATCACCCGTCGAAATCAACTGGTACAATATTAG